The stretch of DNA AGCTTTGCTGATCTTTAGAATGATTGCAGTTTTATAAAATAATTATTGCAATATAAAACTACAATAATCAAAAAAAAGAGCTGTTAAGCCTTAATGGCGAACGAATTCTAGTTCTAATCTTGCGTGTAAGCGACAAATTGGTTTGGTTTGTGTTGATGTGTGTACACAGATTGTTGTTATATTAATTTATGGTAATTTTATTAAAGATTAATTGAAGGGTTTGTTTGTATATTTTTAAATTATTGTAAAGTTGTGTAACTTTCAATTTGTGTTTAATTTTTTGGAAGTGCTCAAGTGTTAAGCCCGTTGAATGCATATGAGCTTTCCATCACTCGTAGCTAGGCCATTTTTCGTTTGCCAAATCGCTACGTCGTGTCAATTACTTTTTCTCAGCTGGTTTTTGATCGATTTCGCCGTCGAGATATTCCCAAGCCTGTTGATAGCCAGCGCAGTGCATTGCAGGCATACAAAATTTAGTGTGTATTTCTCACGTAGCGTTTTGATTTTGTCGACCAAGCTTTCGGACTGTATTGTGTCTAAATGTATGCCATAGTTTGGTGCAATACGGCGCGATCAGACTGCAGTAGTGCGGTTATTTGCTACATTGCTGGCTATGCCTTTGCTCTCTGGTCCCGGTTTAATCGCGGGCGCGCGCGATGTCATCTAGCATCCATTTCCAAAAAGTCTTACCAGTCTGGCTGGTTATCTGATGGTCGTGATCGACATCTTGCTGGTGGCGTATATTTCATGGCTCACGCTACGCGCTTCGACCAAGCTGTACCGTTTGCTCGGCGAAGATGGCATTAGCGCCATCTCGCGCATCATGGGCTTTATGTTAATTTGCATTGGCGGGCAGTTTGTGATTAACGGCATTGGCAATTTACTGCACGACCCGGCTTTTTGGCCGTTAGCGAAATAAAACTTCAATCGGTGCAATAAAAAAACGGCACCGAGGTGCCGTTTTGTCTTTGCTGCGATAGCAAATTAAGCTTGTTTTGCTTTACGACGACGTGCAGCCAACAAACCAACCAATCCCATGCCCATCAAAGCATAGGTTTCTGGTTCTGGGACAGGGGCTACGTTAGCTGTAAAAATAACGCGGTCAAATGCATTTGAACCATTAAGATTTAGGTTATTGCCACTACGCCAGCCCCCATAATTTAGAGCTGTTGGCACTTGATTGGGGCCGCCAGCCCCAACTGTGTGCCAACTTAGGCGGCTGCGTTCATTCGATCCGTTTGTATCTGCTTGGTTTTGGCTAATTGTTTGTCCCAAACCAGCAAAACCGATTGAGTAATTATTGTAGTACCATTCGCTGCCATTTGCTGAATGGGTAGTATTCAAACTGGTAAATGTTTTTACATCTTCTATTTTGGCAGCAGCTGCAACATCAATAACATCAGTGCCATGCTTTCGAGCTCCAATCATAACCCATTGCCCTGCTTTTACATTGGCGAACAAATTATCAATTGAATCCGTGCTGCTATAGCTATTGCTATAGGCTAATGTCCAACCCCAATTGCCAGTAACCTGTGTGAATGACAGGTCATTCTGAACTCCAACAGGGATAAATGCAGCTTGAGCGGAACCAAACGTGAATGCAGAAGCGAATGCCAGTGCCAAATGTTTGAGTTTCATTTGTTTTCCTATGAATTATGAGTATAAAAAGCGCTTAGCGGCGCCCTTATATCATATCAGGGAAAACACCAATTCTTTCTGTATTATTACTGTAGTGCATCAGGTATGTTATTTTGTTGTGATCTGAGTTACACACCGATTGCTCACAACTTGGGTTAGGTCTTTCGATAAGCAATCCAGTGTAGTCAGATTTTCCATCCCCCTGAGCCAGGTCATTTGCCGTTTGGCCAATTGCCGTGTCGCCGCGATACCTTTTTCTCTACTGGTTTTTAGGTCGATTTCGCCATCGAGATATTCCCAAGTCTGGCGATAGCCCACGCAGCGCATTGATGGTAGATCAAGATTGAGCGGATATTTTTCTCGCAGCATTTTTACTTCTTCAACCAAACCGCCGCTGAGCATCGTGTCGTAGCGCGTTTCAATGCGCTGATGAAGTACCGCCCGATCGCTAGGCAAGAGTGCAATTTTGAGCAAATTATATTGCAGCGTGTCTTGTGTTGGTTCGGCTAAAATCGCCGACATCGGCCTGCCAGCCAGAATGCAAATCTCAATCGCGCGCTCGATCCGTTGCGAGTCATTGGGTGACAGGCGCGCGGCGGTGATCGGGTCGAGCGCCACGAGGCGTTCGTGCATCGCGGGCCAGCCTAATTTCAGCGCATCGGTATGGATTTGCTCGCGCAGCGCCGCATCTGCTTCTGGCAAATCATGAATGCCTTGTTCTAGTGTATTGAAATACAACATCGTGCCACCGACCAGCACTGGTACTTTACCGCGCGCGGTGATGTCATCCATCAGCGCACGGGCGTCGGTGCGAAATTGCGCGGCCGAATAGACTTCGGTTGGGTCAATAATATCGATTAAATGATGTGGCGCACGCTGCAATTCTTCGCGCGTGGGTTTGGCTGTGCCAACATCCATATCGCGAAACACCAAGGCTGAGTCGACCGAAATCAGTTCAACGGGTAAGCCCGATTCGAGCAAATGCATCGCTGCGGCGGTTTTGCCGCTGGCGGTCGGGCCCATGATGAAGATGGCGGGAGGTAGTGAATGCTTTGTCATTTTATTGCCCCCGCATAAAGAGTTTATCCAAATCATTCATGCTCAAGCGAAACCACGTAGGACGGCCGTGATTGCATTGGCCGCTTCGTTCGGTGACTTCCATTTCGCGCAGCAGCGCGTTCATTTCGGGGATCGTCAATTGGCGATTGGCGCGCACCGAGCCGTGGCAGGCCATCGTTGCGAGTAATTCATTGCGCCGACCGGACAGCACTTGCGAAACGCCGACTTGGCGAATATCGCGCAGCATCGCTTGCGCGAGCTCCACCGGATTGCTGTTTTGCAGCAGCATCGGCACCGCGCGCACCGCCAATTGCGTTGGCGATGAGACTGAAATTTCCAAACCTAAGCCAACCAACTCTTCGGCGTGATCTTCAACAGTGGCGACGTCGAGCTTGTCGGCGGCGAAGACATGCGGGATCAGCAAGGGCTGCATTGGCATGGCTTGCAGATCGAGCGCGGTTTTGAGTTTTTCGTACACCACACGTTCGTGCGCCGCGTGCATGTCGACGACAATCAGGCCGTCAGCCACTTGGCTCAAAATATACACGCCGTGCAGCTGCGCCAAAGCAAAGCCCAGCGGCGGAATCGCCGCGTCGTCGGCTTCGGGCAGCGCGGTGTTGCTGGCGCTGCCGGCGGGTAAATAATCATTGGCTGAACGGCTTGGCACTGGGCGTATGGCTTCGAGTTGCTTCATCCAAGCTGGCTGCGTGCCAGTACTGGCTGGGGTATCGCGGCGTAGATCGCCAAATTGCGTGTCGTAAAACGCCATCGGTGCAGCAGACGAGGGCGCGTTGTCGCGGTAGCTGAAGTGACTGCGCTGCTGAGTTGATTCCGATCCATGACTGGAATTCGCCTCGCTTGAGTATTTTCCAGTGCCGGAGAATGGTTCGTTCGAGCTTGATCCATAGCTGGCGAACGGTTCGTTAGCCATTGGCAAGGGCATTGCTTGCTGATGGCGATAGGCCATCTGTGCATAGTCTTGTGGTTTGAGTTCGCCTTGGGGTATGGCCGCAGAGCTTAATACTTCACCGGTTTCTGGGTCGATACTTTGTGGGGTATCTTGCGTTGCAGCGCCGGCGGTGGTTTTGGCAAGTGCTTTTGAGAGGCTGGTGATCAGAAAACGGTAGATCGCTTGGCTTTCTCGAAAGCGCACTTCGATTTTGGTCGGGTGGACATTGACGTCGACACCTTCAGGATCGAGCTCCAAAAATAAGCAAAACG from Chitinibacter fontanus encodes:
- the mutL gene encoding DNA mismatch repair endonuclease MutL, yielding MPRIQLLSDHLVNQIAAGEVVERPASALKELLENSLDAGSKNLQIELQAGGTKLLKVIDDGCGIAKDDLELALHRHATSKIASMEDLARVGTLGFRGEGLASIASVSRLSLTSRFNDNGQISQYAWRVEADHGRMLDPEPAALAAGTTIEVHELYHQVPARKKFLKSDATEYAHCAAMIERLALANPQVQFTVIHNGRAQNRWQAGDLNKRAAAIIGEEFVKTGIPVDEGFGNLRLYGIAGSPTLGKSSRDAQFFFVNGRFVRDKVVQHALREAYRDVLHHNMHAAFCLFLELDPEGVDVNVHPTKIEVRFRESQAIYRFLITSLSKALAKTTAGAATQDTPQSIDPETGEVLSSAAIPQGELKPQDYAQMAYRHQQAMPLPMANEPFASYGSSSNEPFSGTGKYSSEANSSHGSESTQQRSHFSYRDNAPSSAAPMAFYDTQFGDLRRDTPASTGTQPAWMKQLEAIRPVPSRSANDYLPAGSASNTALPEADDAAIPPLGFALAQLHGVYILSQVADGLIVVDMHAAHERVVYEKLKTALDLQAMPMQPLLIPHVFAADKLDVATVEDHAEELVGLGLEISVSSPTQLAVRAVPMLLQNSNPVELAQAMLRDIRQVGVSQVLSGRRNELLATMACHGSVRANRQLTIPEMNALLREMEVTERSGQCNHGRPTWFRLSMNDLDKLFMRGQ
- a CDS encoding PEP-CTERM sorting domain-containing protein, translated to MKLKHLALAFASAFTFGSAQAAFIPVGVQNDLSFTQVTGNWGWTLAYSNSYSSTDSIDNLFANVKAGQWVMIGARKHGTDVIDVAAAAKIEDVKTFTSLNTTHSANGSEWYYNNYSIGFAGLGQTISQNQADTNGSNERSRLSWHTVGAGGPNQVPTALNYGGWRSGNNLNLNGSNAFDRVIFTANVAPVPEPETYALMGMGLVGLLAARRRKAKQA
- the miaA gene encoding tRNA (adenosine(37)-N6)-dimethylallyltransferase MiaA, with protein sequence MTKHSLPPAIFIMGPTASGKTAAAMHLLESGLPVELISVDSALVFRDMDVGTAKPTREELQRAPHHLIDIIDPTEVYSAAQFRTDARALMDDITARGKVPVLVGGTMLYFNTLEQGIHDLPEADAALREQIHTDALKLGWPAMHERLVALDPITAARLSPNDSQRIERAIEICILAGRPMSAILAEPTQDTLQYNLLKIALLPSDRAVLHQRIETRYDTMLSGGLVEEVKMLREKYPLNLDLPSMRCVGYRQTWEYLDGEIDLKTSREKGIAATRQLAKRQMTWLRGMENLTTLDCLSKDLTQVVSNRCVTQITTK
- a CDS encoding MarC family protein, encoding MAGYLMVVIDILLVAYISWLTLRASTKLYRLLGEDGISAISRIMGFMLICIGGQFVINGIGNLLHDPAFWPLAK